In the genome of Paramormyrops kingsleyae isolate MSU_618 chromosome 5, PKINGS_0.4, whole genome shotgun sequence, the window TTGGACCTTTGGGGTTAATGGTCCCTGAAGCTGTCGTGCGTTTTTGATGAAGCGAGCGTGCATTCCCATCGAAAGTAATGCCTCTTCTTTGGCCTGAGCAAAGGTTCCCCAAGACTGACTTCTGTAAAAGAAACACAAGGTACCCGCGCAGAATCCGCCCGTCATCCGCTTCGCTTAATCTCACATCCCCCGCTCCGATTTTAACGCGCGTCTGCAGCGCTTCGTTTCTCCTGGCGCAGACCAGAGCGTCAGCCACACCGTGTAACATGCACGCCGGTTAACGGCGCCCTTTCTCCCCTTTCTCCGCTCGCCCCACTTTCTCCATTTCCACACGCCACTTACGGTATTCGCCCGCGACTCCTCGAATCATGAATTCCATGAATCAAACCAAATGGGTTGTTGGAGAATTTGTGCAACTCAAACAAAACGTAGTCATGCGCTGAATAAAGGCGGTGCAGCGCCTTAAACCGGCTAACTGCTATTTCATCACTTATGCTTCTTTCTTGTCATACTAGGCGGCGATGGAGATATGAAGGCTTAGGCTATGAAAGGTGTCATGAGGTGAACGATGTGCTTTATATTCCCCCTTGTGGTGCAGGCGAGAACCGGTTGTGGGGTTTTTCCAGTTTAGAACATGCTGTTGCAACTTAAAAGgaatttaattattaaaacCAAATGTATGAGAACACTAGAACAGGAATATAGATGTAAATTTTAAATGATAGATTTGTATTTTCAAATGGCATATGCAGAAtcaataatataattatattatcaaatattatattatattatatatatatatatatatgaagccactactgtgggcagtggtggcttcatggttagggaagcgcacttatAATCGAAAGaatgcaggttcgaatccccgaccagcaaggtaccactgatgtaccctgagcaaggtaccgtccccgggtgctgaattagctgccccctgaatgtcacgaaagtcacatatgggttaaatgcagaggacacattttgttgttgcgcactgtgtggtgtgttaacaatgaccactgatcacctaattctaataCCTCCCAAATGTCCCATGACGTATAGCACCAGCCGTAACATTTCCATTTTCTTCTGAAGGAACGAGCAGCCGTCACCCGCTTTTCCTGCAGTAGAGGGCAGTATTTTATCAAATTTGCATCAGCTAGAGACCATGACGGCATTAAACAGcagtcaattttttttttgaaatgcattcagttttttttacaaGGGAGTCTAGattgttaatttttaaattagtttGTTGAACTGACTAGTACGGGGTACGgtttctgttttctaaaaatgaGCACATCTCAAGCGGTCACCCACACTCACCTCCACACTGAAGGCGCAGCGTGAACTTACTGTGTCTAGGGAGCATAGTGGTTGACGGAATTGACTCAGGATCATGACCCCCGGAATGGGTCTTTTCGCTGTTTACACAGAAATGTATACCGAACCCGAAATGCATAATCGAGCTATAGATGGGTTTTCAGACGTTAAGGATTGTATTACCAGGTAAGTAAATTCAGCCTgtattttttgtgcttttctaAAAGACTTCCCAATCACGCACACCCCTTGGATATTCTCCTACGGTAAACAGAGTGTTAATTCATTCTAAAGTCTCCTATTCGTTGCTCATTACTCTGCAGTAAATGAACAGTTTTCTTACACTCCACTGTTCCCTCCGGCTCTCACTGCCAATTTCGACCTCTCGGTCTGCGGGAGGCATGCTTTTGAGTCTGGCTTTTTTTAATACCATATAAAACATATTACGGAAGATGCATTCCTCACTAAATGAGGAAGTTCAGCAGAAGTACCGGGGAAGCGGGATTGCGCGCTTTGGTCCTCGCCAGGGCTCGCCATACACGCACAATTGTGTACATGGCAAGATTCGTCTGAGTCCGTGGAAATTTTTTTGATTGAGAAAAAACTATGTAAGCTATGTTTATAACCGCCATGTCCGTGGTAAAAATTGTGTTTTGATGAAAATGTGcttacacagaaatgttctggGGGCAGGATGAAAAATgcttggttcagagagataaccaataatattgtagaggaggtgagaccaaccaatcagatgtcttggtcccgcctcctccaaGTGCTTGGCCCCACCTCCTTTAAAGtctgattggttgtctctctgaaccaatcatttttcctgtTCTCCCCTCAGAACATTATTGCGTAAGAAAAACTCCCACCAGCTCAAAATGTCCATAAGAATTTGCCATGATTTTGACCCTGGCTAGGTAAGGGGGAACTCCCCAATCTTCCCCTGTCACCTGACCCCAGGGACACTTCATGGCTCCTTGCAAGGGGAAGCGCCCAGGCCAGCTGTAGGGACGTGTCAGGATGCAGGTTCTCTCACTGGGGGATGTCTCACCTTGGCGTGAGATGGATTAGTAAGGAAAAGGCGAGATGTTTGCTCCGCTGTGAGCACCATTGTTTATGCAGAAGCATTCACACCGATCAGCACCTCCATGTACGGCTCACTCACAACAGCCTCCCAATCGTGGACAATGCTTTAAGAAGACAATATGTTGAATGGTGTCCAGTTTCCTGTTCCAGCATTCAGATAATCGTATCCAGGAAGGCTTCAGTACACTGACAATCATAACATTCGACTCTGATTCCCTCCGAGccgtttaaaaataataatgtaatttatttcCCCTTCAGAATCATCACCCGCTTCCTGCGAAACAACAGACTGGCTGAGAGTTACGCCTCTTAGTACTGCAAGTAAAGTGTCTTTCACTTAGTTTCTGATGCCCCCAACATCACAGACACCCTATTCTCTTTACTTTGGTGGTTTCCTAATTAGTCTTGTGTTTCCCATAAACACCAGTAAACTGCTGAAAAGTAGTGACTTGCAGTTGCTGGGACTGAATTCCCTTAAATCGTTAGTCTTAGTTTTGAATAAAGCACGTTAAAGTAAGTGTTCCAGTCCTCTCATTCTATTAGTGGTGTGATattctgtttaaaaaaacaggCTACAACTAAATATGTTTTAATTGTTGATATATGATAAaatcctgaccactaggtgcAGATATACACATACAGAGATCATTGTTATTGAAGGTGCTAGCTTAATTACAGTATGCTACATATGATCACAATAGTGAAAAGATggcattaaagaaaataaatgttgcATTTACATTACTGTTTTTTCCTGAAGAATGACTGGAAGACATATACAGCAGTTGTTAAGCTGGCTGTTTGGCGCTAACCACGTCTACACTACACCCACACACCAGCAGCATTATTTTACAGGTGACAAAGTCCATTGAGATAACTTCTTATTGTCTGTACAGTAATTACACACGGgacttcatttaaaaaaaaatctatgaacaaaaaaaaacaaatccaaCAACTCAATTCACAATTTTAAACAGCAATATGACAGAAAACACGAAGAAAGACAGAGGAAATGCCTTTCAAACCACCGGCTTCTGGTCAGCAAGTTTAGTTAATTTTTCATTGTTCGTGTTTCCTCACATGAGGTAGCTAGAGAGGAGCGTCCCTGGCGTGTGCCTGGCAGGACTATGGCACAAGGAGCCTGGTCAGCATTAACCCAAACCCTAGGCTGAAGGTGTGGGCAGCTACAGCTCTGCTGTCAGACCTGTAACTGAGTGAATTCAGCTTAGTTATTGGTTGCCTCACCAGGTAAGCCTTAGAGCTGGGGATCCACAAGGAGCATTCACTCGACGAATGCTCTGTGTGCAGGCTGCTGGACACGTTGAAAGTCCCGTCGTGGTTACGCCTAGTCGTATGCCTGTCCGAGTGCTCCGTCACATTCCTGTCGCCATGGAACCAGTGCACCTCCCCCTCGGGATAAACACCAGAGAAATGGCATGTGGCCCACGACGCAGATAAGTTGAGGTATTTGTTTCTGTAGCAATCTGGAGGCAAAGAAGTGAAACCAGACAGTAAGAAATAGTATATGTTGCATGACATGGTTACAGAGCTAGCCTACTTACACAGGGCACTCACGATTAGTACGTTTTTGTGTAATTTCAGTACTGCACAACACCTAACCCCACCGATACTGCTTATGAAATGAATAAGTCATTTCAGCACCATGTAATAGACCGGCATCCGATCTAAGGTGATTCCCTGCCTTTTGCCTTATGCTCCTGCCCTTAAAGCAAGCTGTACTGGATAAGATACTGTATGGATGGATTTCAGATTCATATGCTACCAATGAAACAACTGGAAAACATCTACAGCTAAGGTTCCACTCATCCTGTAGGGACGTTGATGAACTCAAGAAATCACCTTGTAGCTTAACTTTGGTGGTGGCCTGTTTGAATCCTCGATTGGACTTCAGGCTACACTTGTACGTTCGCTGATGCTCCGGATGAACGTGTCTGAAAGTCAGCGTGAGCCTTTTCTGGGGAATGTACTCGCATTTCATGCTGTGGTTCCCAGAGGAACTCAGATTATTCATGTTGACGACACACAGCTCCGTCTGGCTGGCCACGTCAATCCAAGCCAGCTTATTGACAGAGAGTTCCGCCTGCGAGGAAATGTTGCAGTGCAGTGCCACCCTGGTGTAGCATGGTATCAGCAGGGTCGAGGCTGTCTCTAGATCCACCAGACCTACATGAAGAATGGAGAAACAGCATTAGTACAAGCACTGGCTTTTTGGCTTGACATGGGAATAGTATCTCTCTGTTTTTGTTCACCATTGTTTATCACTGTGCATctcattttaattgaaatgaaCTAGTATGAGTAGATGCATCAAAAAGTGAGACTGACAACAAGACATTTACATACCCATACAAAATCTTACAGATATATAGGAGAGACTAGAGACAACTGCTGAACAAGCTCAGTTGTTCGAAGGGATACAGGATTCCTCCTGCATAAGTCAGACTCCCAAAACACCATGGATGTTTAGCAAGTACTCTACTTTGAAAGGAAAACAATTATTTCATTGTCATTTTTCTGCGTTATAGAAACGAAAATGAAAAAGTTCAAAAACTGTCCACGGTCTCCCCTACTATTGTTGGCAAGTGAACACAAATTGATCTGTTAGaaattttaatctttttttttttagttaaacaTACAGACTTAAGTGATCATGAAACATGTTTTTAACCCATTTCACATTTTGAATGTAGTTGTACTTACTCTTGGCTGCTATTCCGACAGACGTGTGGAGGAGCAGGCAAAAAACTCCAAGAAGGTGAAGTGCCATTTCTGTCTTCTTCCTTAAGCTTTAATACAACGTTAAAGATTAAGTTAAACTCCCCGAAACACCATTGCAGAGTCTGCTTGTTCATTACTGAACATCTACGTATTTATCTGGCACTCTATTTTACAGATTAATGATTACTATGACGGGGATTTTTTCCTGACAACTGATTTCACTTGAAACTAAAAGTAAACAAACCGACAATGAgaagtaaaaataaaagaaaagattTCATGTTCAATCagtattggctgaagagtcaaTATTGCCTTTTATGCCAACAGCATTGTATGAGTTCAGCTCAGAGAAGGCTAGTTAATAAGTAATCATTATTGCATTCATTTCGTTAAAGCAAAGACATGTACAGGCTAAGCAATGTTTGGCTGGCTGTAAGGTCAGATGAATTTTTGACTGAGCAAATGACTGTACCTCTAAAGCATTGTTAATTTGGCTCTATATCTTGTCACGGTGACGATTCTGGAAAAACTCAAAGGTGACAGTTCTCCACCCTGAAGCTGTGAACTCCATCTCTGTTAACATGGTGCACAGATATAGCCCCATGTGCCTGATCTTAACCGAGATAACCAACCATGACATGTCATAATCATGccattataaacattttattaCTACTAGAACAGGAGTGGCttatcttatccagaaagggccgcagtgtatgcgggttttcactgcaactacctaattagattactgattagaggactgattggctgaagaatcctcatacctgggtttgaacagccgacctaaaggttaccccaaaaacaaTGTAACCGTTTCTGGTGTAACAGACCTTCCTGAAACAAAACTTCATGTTCCAAGCTGGAAGATTCCCCTCAATATGTTAAAAGGACCTGTCAACATGTTCTCCTCATGACATTTTAAATCAGGCACCATGAGGTCCTCTCTGACCCAGTAAGATAAAGCATATGTTTTACTTCTTGGAACTTCTCTTGTTAAACTATATTTCTTGCTCTATTATTCAACCTGAAGCAGTTAAATGCTGTCTATTCGTCTACAGAACAGCCTTGCAGGATCTGGCACAGGTCTGACACTGAAAATGCAGACAATTCCAGTCTGTAAGCCTGGTTTCCAATGCAAAAAGAAAGGTACTGTATGCATCTGTTAAGATATCAATCACAGATTTTCATTTGTGACACAGGGTGCTGACAGAAAGCTAAAGTACCAGACTGGTGCAATGAAGGCCAGGAGGTCATGTGTGCGGTGTGGAAGTTTGGATGTGACAGGGATCGGGGAGCATTTTGCAGAAAAACTAGCTCCATCCCCATCCCTCCACCAACCAATGGGGTTTCTTCATGCACAGATGACGGCTAACAGCAATGAACTTGAGGAATAGCCTGCTTATGCACACTGACAAGGCTGCTGGGAGATTTAAAGCCCCTCCAATATACACCGAGTAGCTAGATAATCTTCATACTTCACATAGTTCTTCTTCTTGTTCACTAGCTGTAATACCAAAATGGGGGTTTTAATTCAAAGGCCCTGGAAAAGGAGCATAATTCATATCCTTGATTGTGGAGTAACAGTGAAAAAAGTGCTTAAATTCTGCTGAAAGGAAATATTGGTGAAAGACGTCTGGCTTAGTTCTGTAAGGCCACAGGCCTTGCAGGCCCCACCGGTCTGACTTCTGACAAGCCGGCAATGTTCCACCCAATGTCCTAAGGCAAAGGTCCACTGGCTCCaacaagactggacccaaatcacccgatcacctcatcaaaagggacacctcacccccactgggcggcCAGAACCCTACAGCCAAATTCCTGTGACAAGACCTGGCTgcgtcaagacacagatgcatcccACACTCACTAACTCACAATAACACAGGAGGCATTATCCCAGAGTAACATtagggacacatacacccatgtttgaatggtcacagtacgatgggcacaatactctcaaccttaaCGCAGTATGTTATCCtataagagaaatatagaaaataagacaaaacccaccaaagtggaggatcttGTCACCTGGTGGAACAAAGGAATTCCCACATTCCTCCTAAAGCAATTCgattggctgagggtctgagaattgataagatcaGCAGTTCTCCAGGACATGCACACAAGATCAAAACAGtccctaaaataatcaatcataATATTTGTTCAGGAAATTTAGTCTTCAAAGACATTCTGTCACTTGGTTTGGAAACTTAAGGAAGAACTCCAGAGTAGCAAAAGGAGAaactctgtaatcagagctcccacatagtgctgtGTGAATCTacatctgtaatcagatattttctgcagttactctATGCCCACTCAGCTGAGGTATGTAATTGTTGTATTGTTTTTGACTTGATGGTATAGTTTAGGAATTTGTGGCCACATGTTAGAATTAGATTTGTAGATTTGGTTTATTTCCGGTCAGAGCCATTTGCCTCGGGTATTTTAGCTTCACTACATGTAACACTCTCTTAACAGTCTCTGACTGAACCCCATTTCTCTGGGACCCGATGTGACTGCCCAAATTGAGTTACGGTTAaaaccggctcagcctctgaggcacgCACACGCTGCGTTACGGAAATACCAGCTTAATCTCAGAGGCGCTCACGCCCTGAGTTACGGAAAAccccggctcagcctctgaggcgagCACGCACCGAGTCACGGAAAAccccggctcagcctctgaggcgagCACGCACCGAGTCACGGAAAAccccggctcagcctctgaggcacgCACACATCGAGTGACGGAAAAccccggctcagcctctgaggcgcgcacgcACTGAGTGACGGAAAAccccggctcagcctctgaggcgcgcacgcACTGAGTGATGGAAAAccccggctcagcctctgaggcgcgcacacgtCGAGTCACGGAAAAccccggctcagcctctgaggcgctcATAAGCTCAGATACGGCAAGTGTCGGCTGAGCCTCAGGAGTTGTAGGAGTCGTCGGGCCAGAACGGCCATCTAGGCTGACATTGTGTTAAGTTTTAGTGATTTCCCAACCTCTGAACAGAGTCCTACGTAGCAGATCCGAGGATCGCCCAATTGGCCGAGGTGAATCCAGTGTACTCCACCGTCCGGGATTAAtgggagttcagcaatagaaAGGAAAACCCGGGAGTTTAACAGAAATAACAGAATATGAATCACAGAATAACAGAAATACTAAAACATCATAAAAGGTCTTTAATTAACTTGGAGTCAGAAATTTGGTTTTACATAAAAgggtaagtaactttacagGAGCGCTCGGAAGGACCTACACGCATTCcaagccttcggctgtccaATTGTATTCCATCACTGGACCAGTGGACGGTTCCCTACAGTTCATTGGTTATTAGTTCTGTCAGCAGATTTTGCAGTTGCCTTATATTGGGTCAGCTTCCCGCCAGAGTAATACTTCACAGAGTAATTAAAGAGTATATTTCAGTTTGTTGGTTTTATCACAGACAACTGCAGCTCAAAGAGTGGTTAAAGTCTGGGGTGACAAAATAAGACCCTTAAACTTAACATGCAAATGGTTGGGTCTGATTGGAACTGCAATCCAAAATAGTCtgacttggggaaaaaaatagcaTGAGAATATCATTGTTGTTCCTGGCTCGAAAGAGGACACAAGAGAAGCTGAAATAAACTCAAGGCGTACCATGAAGAGGGTGATATCTGGGTGGACTTCCTCCTTTGTGATTCACCTCTCGCTGGTAATAAGTCTCAGCCTACAGAATGTTCACGTTTTCTCTTTCGGCCGTCATTCTTAATAATTAGCAGTGATCTTGATTGGTTGGGCTAGGATTCCACTCATCCAATGAAAGGCAGCCTCAGTGGGCTTTTAGAAGCCTGTCTAGTTAATAGCAGTGTTCTGCTGTAGTGCCATAAGTGCCATGCTACATGCAGCATTCCGAGGGGGAGGGCAGGACGACTTGTGTGTTCAGGTAATCACTGCTGGCTTCGGGGTCGGTTCTTTCGTCAGATTTTCATTTCTTACTGCAAAGTTTTACAGGACACTATAAGAAgttgggtggaggggggggggggcgctctttGATCCCTTCACTTTTCATGGCAGTCGAAAAGCTGAgatgccccccccaaccctgactGGAGGCCACCACGTCAGCTGGAGCTTTAACAACACGTCACCTCCATCAGCAGTCGAGTGACAGGCAGCCGACCCGACGGGAGGCAATTTGAGATCCATCGCTGTGGCCGAGCCGAGAGAGACGGGCAATGGGAAACAGaaacaggaccccccccccccccatctgtgcTGAAGTGGGGGAGGTGGATAGCTTGTTTAATCAACCGGGTGGTActgtagaccagtgtttctcaacccagcccTCGGGGGCAGGGGAGAGAGCTGGAAGGGAACAAAAATGCAGATTGTCTGGAGGTCCCTGAAGACCAGtttaagaaacactgctgtagaccACCACATCAGACCACCACATCAGACCACCACATCAGACGTCACATCCTCACGCAGGCAGCCACCACTCTGGggcttttttctttctttttttaacccCTGTCGTGttcggcagtttagcaagcaggat includes:
- the LOC111847816 gene encoding uncharacterized protein codes for the protein MALHLLGVFCLLLHTSVGIAAKSLVDLETASTLLIPCYTRVALHCNISSQAELSVNKLAWIDVASQTELCVVNMNNLSSSGNHSMKCEYIPQKRLTLTFRHVHPEHQRTYKCSLKSNRGFKQATTKVKLQDCYRNKYLNLSASWATCHFSGVYPEGEVHWFHGDRNVTEHSDRHTTRRNHDGTFNVSSSLHTEHSSSECSLWIPSSKAYLVRQPITKLNSLSYRSDSRAVAAHTFSLGFGLMLTRLLVP